From a single Bacillus pseudomycoides DSM 12442 genomic region:
- a CDS encoding GNAT family N-acetyltransferase translates to MRIINKHITLDEIEIIRNSLDKLHEYHNSKSKFFSGDYPRITFEERIEEYKKNSKYGEYRIELLIESETDNILGFCIAYSKKVSGKIEVLFVDEKYRRNGLGLKLMNSAVEWFKEKQIYEIELTVVYGNEAVSFYQKLGFYPRSIIMTTKS, encoded by the coding sequence ATGAGAATTATTAATAAACATATCACTCTCGATGAAATAGAGATAATAAGAAACTCATTAGATAAATTGCATGAATACCATAACAGTAAATCAAAATTTTTTTCTGGTGATTATCCAAGAATTACATTTGAGGAACGTATTGAAGAATATAAAAAAAATTCAAAGTATGGAGAATACAGAATTGAATTATTGATTGAGTCAGAAACAGACAATATATTAGGATTTTGTATAGCATATAGTAAAAAAGTAAGCGGGAAGATTGAGGTTCTATTTGTTGATGAAAAATATCGAAGAAACGGATTGGGTTTGAAATTAATGAATAGTGCAGTGGAATGGTTTAAAGAAAAACAAATATATGAAATTGAATTAACAGTAGTGTACGGGAATGAAGCTGTATCGTTTTATCAGAAGTTGGGATTCTATCCACGTTCAATTATTATGACAACTAAATCATAA
- a CDS encoding DUF4176 domain-containing protein: MKDYMDKVLPLGSVVRVSFEEEEEEDVDYVITTRGLLLDDNTFYDYGGVLYPVGLTAETYKLFNHSDIVEVKFEGYRNKIESQFAAKFKIWRNEFVEKVIEKNKREQQDQAVETQEQQ, encoded by the coding sequence ATGAAAGATTATATGGATAAAGTATTACCTTTAGGTAGTGTAGTGAGAGTAAGTTTTGAGGAAGAGGAAGAGGAAGATGTAGATTATGTAATTACTACAAGAGGTCTTTTGTTAGATGATAATACTTTCTATGATTATGGAGGAGTATTATATCCAGTAGGCTTGACAGCAGAAACATATAAACTATTTAATCACTCTGACATTGTTGAAGTGAAATTTGAAGGATACCGAAATAAAATTGAAAGTCAATTTGCGGCTAAGTTTAAAATATGGCGGAATGAGTTTGTTGAAAAGGTAATAGAGAAAAATAAAAGAGAGCAACAAGATCAAGCGGTAGAAACACAAGAGCAACAATAA
- a CDS encoding lipase family protein produces the protein MTKIRSDVGKTELASEGVYDSDSEVYKISTEEGKLKLAGKGIYSYDEGEMSEKELLSKYNAKELDVGVSRPSNPKMGFGAYALQDDTTGEIVISFVGTQPSKDDFGDIRTDGALGLYNAFHLNLTPDQVEQANKFYEQVRKDHPGVKITIIGHSLGGGLANDVAVRHREDNIEVLTLNPAPLPGADVKKYGHGFDMENIRNVINEKDPLHLGARLADMVIPGKIFIMRNGEGHSEAFKTSEFDNDRKLIRFQQPADFNDTGLDNELAILELCKSTGVLYEGLTGNKSNKFIEGVINSSITRSPVIFGLLMAVDAPFLYSQTKSMLSTAQAATIQFYEDVVNEISKKVDAAIDLIETKLAKCKEKVLEVLESVFNAAVDFLAGSVVVYLAATEILEIAKEVAGSYVQDLLDMFKGDFHIDTNVTAIVAEHILTHRHSLLHLFMNDGSRGINRSLLGEISKDVKELSKDLKQLNEDVSEAISSMVAKDEELGAVAYY, from the coding sequence ATGACTAAAATCCGTTCTGATGTAGGGAAAACAGAGTTAGCCAGCGAGGGTGTTTATGATTCTGATTCTGAAGTGTATAAGATTAGTACAGAAGAAGGAAAGTTAAAATTAGCGGGTAAAGGAATTTATAGCTATGATGAGGGGGAAATGTCTGAAAAAGAATTATTAAGTAAGTATAATGCTAAAGAACTAGATGTTGGTGTTAGCAGGCCCAGCAATCCAAAAATGGGTTTTGGAGCTTATGCTTTGCAAGATGATACTACAGGAGAAATAGTCATCTCCTTTGTTGGGACACAGCCGTCCAAAGATGATTTTGGTGACATAAGAACGGATGGTGCACTAGGTCTATATAACGCGTTTCATCTCAATTTAACCCCAGATCAAGTAGAACAAGCTAATAAATTTTATGAACAAGTAAGAAAAGATCACCCAGGTGTTAAAATTACCATAATTGGTCATTCATTGGGTGGGGGGCTTGCAAATGATGTAGCAGTTCGTCATCGTGAGGATAACATTGAGGTATTGACATTAAATCCTGCTCCTCTTCCTGGAGCCGATGTGAAAAAATATGGTCATGGATTTGACATGGAAAATATCAGGAATGTGATCAATGAGAAGGATCCACTTCATCTAGGTGCGAGGCTGGCGGACATGGTCATACCGGGAAAAATATTTATAATGCGTAACGGTGAGGGACATTCCGAAGCTTTTAAGACATCAGAGTTTGATAACGATAGGAAACTTATTCGGTTTCAACAGCCTGCTGATTTTAATGATACAGGTTTGGATAATGAACTAGCCATTCTGGAACTTTGTAAGAGTACTGGTGTTTTATATGAAGGACTTACTGGAAACAAATCCAATAAATTCATAGAAGGAGTAATAAATTCTTCTATAACAAGGTCTCCTGTTATTTTTGGTCTTCTAATGGCGGTGGATGCACCGTTTTTGTATTCTCAGACGAAAAGTATGTTATCGACAGCACAAGCAGCTACCATTCAGTTTTATGAAGACGTAGTAAATGAGATTAGTAAGAAAGTAGATGCAGCAATAGACTTGATTGAAACAAAATTAGCTAAATGTAAAGAAAAGGTATTAGAAGTACTAGAGAGTGTATTTAATGCAGCTGTAGACTTTTTAGCAGGAAGTGTCGTTGTGTATTTAGCAGCAACTGAAATTTTAGAGATTGCCAAGGAAGTAGCGGGTTCTTATGTGCAGGATTTACTAGATATGTTTAAAGGGGATTTTCACATAGATACAAATGTTACTGCAATTGTAGCAGAGCATATTTTAACTCATCGACACTCATTGCTTCACCTCTTTATGAATGATGGTAGTAGAGGAATAAACCGTTCATTGTTAGGTGAAATCTCAAAAGATGTAAAAGAGCTATCAAAAGATTTAAAACAATTAAACGAAGATGTTTCAGAAGCAATTTCCTCTATGGTGGCAAAAGATGAGGAATTAGGTGCGGTTGCATATTATTAA
- a CDS encoding recombinase family protein, translated as QDNLGNLITDLVLQILSWLAEEERSKIKVRQQEGIHLAKKQGKHLGRPKTEITDEFITAYNAWKTGAIT; from the coding sequence TCAAGATAATTTGGGAAATCTCATTACAGACTTAGTACTTCAAATTCTTTCTTGGCTTGCTGAAGAAGAGCGATCAAAGATAAAAGTTCGTCAACAAGAAGGAATACATCTGGCTAAAAAACAAGGAAAACATCTTGGAAGACCGAAGACAGAAATTACAGATGAATTTATCACTGCTTATAACGCTTGGAAAACAGGTGCAATAACCG
- a CDS encoding serine hydrolase domain-containing protein, which yields ENRLNLDDSIEKWLPGVIQGNGYDGNQITIRQILNHTSGIADYIKSKDFDIMDTKKTYTAEEFVKMGISLPPDFVPGKGWSYSN from the coding sequence AAGAGAACCGCTTGAATCTAGACGACTCCATCGAAAAATGGTTGCCTGGTGTCATTCAAGGAAACGGATATGATGGTAACCAGATTACTATCCGGCAGATATTGAATCATACAAGTGGTATCGCTGACTACATAAAGTCAAAAGACTTTGATATTATGGATACAAAAAAAACGTATACGGCTGAAGAATTCGTAAAGATGGGGATTTCTCTTCCCCCAGACTTTGTCCCAGGAAAGGGCTGGTCTTATTCAAAC
- a CDS encoding serine hydrolase: GNSSVIPGTNHARGYVQPDGASELKDVTYYNPSIASSAGDMISTADDLNKFFSYLLSGKLLKEQQLKQMLTTVPTGSAEISGYGLGIYETKLPNGVSIWGHTGSIPGFVTLVGGTLGGKHTLAVNLNSMGKANFKNILLAEFSK, translated from the coding sequence GGGCAATTCAAGCGTTATTCCAGGCACCAACCATGCCCGTGGATATGTCCAACCAGACGGAGCAAGTGAGCTAAAAGACGTTACTTATTATAACCCAAGTATAGCTAGCTCGGCTGGAGATATGATCTCTACTGCTGACGACTTAAACAAATTCTTCTCTTACTTACTCAGTGGCAAATTACTGAAGGAACAGCAATTAAAACAAATGCTTACTACAGTTCCTACAGGAAGTGCTGAAATCAGCGGATATGGTCTTGGAATCTATGAAACTAAGCTTCCAAACGGTGTCTCGATATGGGGACACACAGGTAGCATTCCAGGGTTTGTTACTCTTGTTGGGGGTACACTTGGAGGCAAGCATACGTTGGCCGTCAATTTGAACAGTATGGGTAAAGCTAACTTTAAAAATATTTTACTTGCTGAATTTAGCAAGTAG
- a CDS encoding HBL/NHE enterotoxin family protein has product VLEAAVQKKDKAELKEGLNDLITTINTNSKEVTEVIKMLQDFKAKLYDNSTGFKNNVGGPDGQGGLTALLAGNNALIPQLQAEIEKLHSTQTEHFNNVLAWSIGGGLGAFILVAAAIAGGVVIVVTGGTATPAVVGGLAALGAAGI; this is encoded by the coding sequence GTATTGGAAGCTGCTGTACAAAAGAAAGATAAAGCAGAGTTAAAAGAGGGCCTAAATGATCTAATCACTACAATTAATACAAATTCAAAAGAAGTTACAGAAGTAATTAAGATGTTACAAGACTTTAAAGCAAAACTGTATGACAATTCTACAGGGTTTAAAAATAATGTTGGTGGCCCAGATGGGCAAGGTGGATTAACGGCACTATTAGCCGGAAATAATGCCCTGATTCCACAACTGCAAGCTGAAATTGAGAAGCTACATTCTACTCAGACAGAGCATTTTAACAATGTATTAGCATGGTCAATTGGTGGTGGATTAGGAGCATTCATTTTAGTTGCTGCAGCCATTGCAGGAGGAGTAGTAATTGTTGTGACTGGCGGTACAGCAACACCAGCTGTTGTTGGTGGCCTTGCAGCTCTTGGTGCAGCTGGTATT
- a CDS encoding M60 family metallopeptidase yields the protein MTWITKVSAETQEKTVKKQVSTKHVFQVMGKGNVDQIKDKDRRQFRFSPYEPTGLYASPNEKITILVEGTQNIQAYIGTFSYDAAWNQDSLIKSFTLKPGENTIESPNGGMIYFYNPQQGGTVRAEITAGGSPTPFFELGKHTQQDLVNMLDTYPNAHAVELKGERVLITASPERVKKYLIGSNTDPVQLLKKMDESIRIQDRVSGLSEKEADKHYVHFVEDNHSKDYYMYSYSSRTAYVGDAIQHVLDVNDFIKDGWGPWHEAGHQRQQTPWTWDGLGEVTVNIYSMSVQRAFGSKSRLEKGTYEKAFNYLNKPQSEKDYNKIDDLFVKLAMFWQLDLAFGEEFYPKLHQEYRSLSKEELPKNNEEKIQGFIYNTSKVAKQNLLPFFDKWGLVATPETRQKVEALNDPIITAPIWEATDSKPIKVKVEEPTITNQVSDTDEKDKTDVTLQKKNEDFIYNVKVTLPAEVAGYEALRIYDDIENVIDIEKVTVEDEKGTDISGYGEIKIDKATGKVEFNFAKDKITEVAGNNVFMKVTGKLKDEVDLSNYEKRTVSNTAKVQWNGKEKESNKVTVQVPLLKLGDRVWEDSNRNGIQDQGEKGIEGVRVLLLDKEGNVLKEIKTDKEGNYLFDGLTESIYRVQVEAPSGYVFTLKQSGQDVTVDSNVNEAGVTDDMAFSNDNLTFDLGITRNNNNGSSNNESSSNESSNNESSNNEPSNNESGNNEPSNNEPSNNESSNNEPSNNESGNNEPSNNEPSNNESDNNKTSNKSSNTENKPIDPTVKQMTNKNGVLPNTGSKISILGLIGVILLLISAILWKKSIKKI from the coding sequence ATGACTTGGATAACAAAAGTTTCAGCTGAAACACAAGAAAAAACCGTAAAAAAACAAGTATCCACCAAGCATGTTTTTCAAGTTATGGGTAAAGGGAATGTAGATCAAATCAAAGATAAGGATAGACGTCAGTTTAGATTTAGTCCATATGAACCAACTGGGTTATATGCAAGTCCAAATGAAAAAATAACGATTCTTGTAGAAGGGACACAGAATATTCAAGCTTACATAGGGACATTCTCATACGATGCCGCTTGGAATCAAGATTCGTTAATAAAGTCGTTTACCTTAAAACCAGGGGAAAATACAATTGAATCTCCAAACGGTGGGATGATTTATTTCTATAATCCTCAACAAGGTGGTACAGTTCGAGCTGAAATAACAGCAGGAGGATCACCTACTCCGTTTTTTGAATTAGGTAAACATACGCAACAAGATTTAGTAAACATGCTAGATACATATCCTAATGCACATGCAGTTGAGTTAAAAGGAGAACGAGTACTCATCACTGCAAGTCCTGAAAGAGTAAAAAAATATTTAATAGGTTCTAATACAGACCCTGTACAACTCTTAAAAAAAATGGATGAATCTATTAGAATTCAAGATCGAGTTTCAGGGTTATCTGAGAAAGAAGCAGACAAGCATTATGTGCACTTCGTAGAGGATAATCATTCTAAAGATTATTATATGTATTCGTATTCTAGTAGAACAGCATATGTTGGAGATGCGATTCAACATGTATTAGATGTCAATGATTTTATCAAAGACGGATGGGGGCCTTGGCATGAAGCTGGTCATCAGAGGCAACAAACTCCTTGGACATGGGATGGATTAGGAGAGGTTACTGTAAACATTTACAGTATGTCTGTTCAACGGGCCTTTGGAAGTAAATCGAGATTAGAGAAGGGAACATATGAAAAAGCATTCAATTATTTAAATAAGCCTCAGTCAGAAAAAGACTACAATAAAATAGATGATCTTTTTGTGAAATTAGCAATGTTTTGGCAGCTAGACTTAGCATTTGGGGAAGAATTCTATCCTAAACTACATCAAGAGTATCGTTCGCTTTCTAAAGAAGAACTCCCTAAAAATAATGAAGAGAAAATACAAGGTTTTATTTACAATACATCCAAGGTGGCAAAACAAAATTTACTTCCATTCTTTGATAAATGGGGGCTTGTGGCTACACCGGAAACAAGACAAAAAGTAGAAGCATTAAATGATCCAATTATAACCGCGCCTATTTGGGAAGCCACCGATTCTAAACCTATTAAGGTGAAAGTCGAGGAACCAACAATTACAAACCAAGTAAGTGACACTGATGAAAAGGATAAAACAGATGTTACATTACAGAAGAAAAACGAAGACTTTATATATAATGTGAAGGTGACACTTCCGGCAGAGGTAGCTGGATATGAAGCGTTACGTATTTATGATGATATCGAAAATGTGATTGATATAGAGAAAGTAACGGTAGAAGATGAAAAAGGAACAGACATCAGTGGCTATGGTGAAATCAAAATAGATAAGGCAACAGGTAAAGTAGAATTTAATTTTGCGAAAGACAAGATTACAGAAGTAGCCGGAAACAATGTTTTCATGAAGGTTACAGGCAAACTGAAAGACGAAGTGGACCTCTCTAATTATGAAAAAAGAACCGTTTCAAATACAGCAAAAGTACAATGGAATGGTAAAGAAAAAGAAAGTAATAAAGTAACAGTGCAAGTTCCACTCCTCAAGTTAGGTGACCGAGTATGGGAAGATAGTAACCGAAATGGCATTCAAGATCAAGGTGAAAAAGGAATAGAGGGCGTTCGTGTTCTACTGCTAGATAAGGAAGGGAATGTATTAAAAGAAATAAAAACAGATAAAGAAGGAAACTACTTGTTTGATGGGTTAACAGAAAGCATATACCGTGTACAAGTAGAGGCACCGTCCGGTTATGTCTTTACACTAAAACAAAGTGGACAAGATGTAACGGTTGACTCTAATGTAAATGAGGCTGGGGTAACAGATGATATGGCTTTTTCAAATGACAATTTAACATTCGATTTAGGGATAACTAGAAATAATAACAATGGATCAAGTAACAATGAATCAAGTAGCAATGAATCAAGTAACAATGAATCAAGTAACAATGAACCAAGTAACAATGAATCAGGTAACAATGAACCAAGTAACAACGAACCAAGTAACAATGAATCAAGTAACAATGAACCAAGTAACAATGAATCAGGTAACAATGAACCAAGTAACAATGAACCAAGTAACAATGAATCAGATAACAACAAAACAAGTAATAAGTCTTCCAATACTGAAAATAAACCTATAGACCCCACGGTAAAGCAAATGACGAACAAAAATGGTGTATTACCAAATACGGGTTCTAAAATATCTATTTTAGGTTTAATTGGTGTTATATTATTATTGATAAGTGCTATTCTTTGGAAAAAATCTATTAAAAAGATATGA
- a CDS encoding heavy metal-binding domain-containing protein — translation MIVTTTSVIQGKEIIEYIDIVNGEAIMGANIVRDLFASVRDVVGGRSGAYESKLKEARDIAMEEMLTLAKEKGANAIVGIDVDYEVVRDGMLMVAVSGTAVRV, via the coding sequence ATGATTGTAACAACAACTTCTGTTATTCAAGGAAAAGAAATTATTGAGTATATTGATATTGTAAACGGTGAGGCAATTATGGGTGCAAATATCGTACGCGATCTATTTGCTTCTGTTCGTGACGTTGTTGGTGGCCGTTCTGGTGCATATGAAAGTAAATTAAAAGAAGCACGTGATATTGCAATGGAAGAAATGCTAACTCTTGCGAAGGAAAAAGGAGCAAATGCAATTGTTGGTATTGATGTAGATTACGAAGTCGTACGTGACGGAATGTTAATGGTTGCTGTAAGCGGTACAGCAGTACGTGTATAA
- a CDS encoding DUF3967 domain-containing protein: protein MQQKDWLSAEEVAREIKVSAMTIKRNCQTYSSFLNFQQGEKNKYLIHQECIPVFQFIAKMRNKRNLQTKQIIELLSKEGLPEYIDIEPIQITKQQPEQIQVGEGVVAIQELDRIVAERVSELLKKHEENLKEWLTEQQKQQQDFQKINERDQNLMAMIRENQETKKLIAATQQKKWWQFWK from the coding sequence GTGCAACAAAAAGACTGGTTATCAGCTGAAGAAGTAGCCAGGGAAATAAAAGTATCAGCTATGACTATAAAACGAAACTGTCAAACCTACAGTAGTTTTTTAAATTTCCAACAAGGTGAAAAGAACAAGTATTTAATTCATCAAGAATGTATACCTGTTTTTCAATTTATAGCTAAAATGAGAAATAAAAGAAACCTCCAAACAAAACAAATTATTGAGCTCCTCAGTAAAGAAGGATTACCTGAATATATAGACATTGAACCTATCCAAATAACTAAACAACAACCTGAACAGATCCAAGTAGGAGAAGGAGTTGTAGCCATTCAGGAATTGGATAGAATTGTTGCTGAAAGAGTATCTGAACTGCTAAAAAAACATGAAGAAAATTTAAAGGAATGGTTAACTGAACAGCAAAAACAACAACAGGATTTTCAAAAAATTAATGAACGTGATCAAAACCTAATGGCTATGATCCGTGAAAACCAGGAGACTAAAAAATTGATTGCAGCCACCCAACAAAAAAAGTGGTGGCAATTTTGGAAATAG
- a CDS encoding zinc-ribbon domain-containing protein: MEQILKDLKEEKVSLSQKLPKSTTRNRLSIKDMCKLAQLNNGKCLSETYINIMTPLEWECRKGHRFEATPNNVKNFNTWCPYCSNQKVCDDNCLATVYPDIATEWHPTLNGELTPYEVVFGSSKRVWWQCRFDESHTWQTRVVDRLNRGCLRCWKGQKTSFPEQAIHFYLKQAMEDTENKFYHEAFKDKKQEIDIYIPSVQFAVEYDGRPFHDRKRQQENDEQKNYVLKEEGVKLIRVRSDGLPIIQLHEALLLTHYYSQGRYYSSLDGVILEIFISLDLHLQKQYPSIYKKKKDIIRKVMQSISSYNDRLEILSQYRTNKKEKSLKVLFPKIAAEWHPTLNSVVGPEHISANSHKVVWWQCERGHEWEAPVKQRKNGGRDCPICNSIFTTHPDIAAQWHPKLNKEALPYGITYGSDVQAWWICSCGYEWKEEIAKRTGRKDKGCPVCRNKILNQLSSLQGKYPEIAAEWHPTLNGDLTPNDVLPNSKESVYWMCRNNTEHVWKTSIAYRVNRKTTCIYCAGTRTYFENGFASQYPKLIDEWCYEQNKGIDPDDPFLKPMEKVWWRCKRKQNHIWDMPVWYRIRGEGCPYCAKKRVLPEESFAALHPKLLSELHSKLNEGVDPWQLAPKSGKKVTWQCKKDERHIWEMGINRRTHHGEGCPYCSKTRVLPEESFGNHYPHLAKQWHPTKNKRDPYGYTPNSKMVVWWFCEECKHEWKEAMVKRTTIKKQKPCCGK, translated from the coding sequence GTGGAACAGATACTCAAAGATCTGAAAGAAGAAAAAGTGAGTCTTTCGCAAAAATTACCCAAAAGCACAACACGTAATCGACTGTCGATTAAAGATATGTGTAAACTTGCTCAACTAAATAATGGTAAGTGTTTATCAGAAACTTATATAAATATTATGACGCCTCTAGAGTGGGAGTGCCGAAAAGGACACAGGTTTGAAGCAACACCTAATAATGTTAAAAATTTTAATACATGGTGTCCGTATTGTAGTAATCAAAAAGTATGTGATGATAACTGCTTAGCAACTGTTTATCCTGATATTGCGACAGAATGGCATCCGACATTAAATGGAGAGCTAACACCATATGAAGTAGTGTTTGGTTCATCAAAACGCGTATGGTGGCAATGCCGATTTGATGAAAGCCACACATGGCAAACAAGAGTAGTAGATCGGTTAAATCGAGGATGTCTAAGATGTTGGAAAGGGCAAAAGACATCTTTTCCAGAACAGGCAATTCATTTTTACTTGAAACAAGCGATGGAAGACACTGAAAATAAATTTTACCATGAAGCCTTTAAAGATAAAAAACAAGAAATAGACATCTATATTCCGTCTGTTCAATTTGCTGTGGAATATGATGGAAGACCTTTTCATGATAGAAAAAGACAACAGGAAAATGATGAACAGAAAAATTACGTTCTAAAAGAAGAGGGAGTCAAACTAATCCGAGTACGTTCTGATGGATTACCAATTATACAGTTACATGAAGCATTATTATTGACTCATTATTATTCGCAGGGGCGTTATTATTCATCGTTAGATGGAGTGATTCTCGAAATTTTTATTTCTTTGGATTTACATCTTCAAAAACAATATCCATCAATTTATAAAAAGAAGAAGGACATAATTCGAAAAGTCATGCAATCTATTTCTTCGTATAATGATCGGTTAGAAATCTTGAGTCAGTACCGTACTAATAAAAAAGAAAAAAGTTTAAAAGTGTTATTTCCAAAAATTGCAGCAGAATGGCATCCGACATTAAATAGTGTGGTAGGTCCAGAACATATTTCTGCTAATTCTCACAAAGTTGTATGGTGGCAATGTGAGCGAGGACATGAGTGGGAAGCGCCTGTGAAACAACGAAAAAATGGAGGGAGAGATTGTCCGATTTGCAACTCCATTTTCACAACACACCCCGATATAGCGGCGCAATGGCATCCAAAATTAAATAAAGAAGCCCTTCCATACGGTATTACATATGGATCAGATGTTCAAGCTTGGTGGATTTGTTCATGCGGATATGAATGGAAAGAGGAAATAGCTAAAAGAACAGGAAGAAAAGACAAAGGTTGTCCAGTTTGCCGAAACAAAATCTTAAATCAATTATCTTCATTACAGGGTAAATATCCAGAAATCGCGGCAGAATGGCATCCGACATTAAATGGAGATTTAACACCAAATGATGTTTTACCAAACTCCAAAGAATCTGTGTATTGGATGTGTCGAAACAATACAGAGCACGTATGGAAAACGAGTATTGCTTATCGAGTGAATAGAAAAACAACTTGTATATATTGTGCAGGTACAAGAACATACTTTGAAAATGGATTTGCTTCTCAATATCCTAAACTTATAGATGAATGGTGTTATGAACAAAACAAGGGAATTGATCCTGATGATCCATTCTTAAAACCTATGGAAAAAGTATGGTGGCGCTGTAAAAGGAAACAGAACCATATCTGGGATATGCCCGTTTGGTATCGTATAAGAGGAGAAGGCTGTCCTTATTGTGCCAAAAAACGCGTGTTGCCAGAAGAGAGCTTTGCAGCCCTACATCCAAAATTGCTCTCAGAGCTACATTCAAAATTGAATGAGGGAGTAGACCCATGGCAGTTGGCACCTAAATCAGGGAAAAAAGTGACATGGCAGTGCAAGAAGGATGAACGGCATATCTGGGAAATGGGAATTAATAGACGTACTCATCATGGTGAGGGCTGTCCGTACTGCTCAAAGACACGCGTGTTACCAGAGGAAAGCTTTGGTAATCACTATCCACATTTAGCAAAGCAATGGCATCCTACAAAAAATAAAAGAGACCCTTACGGATATACTCCTAATTCAAAAATGGTTGTATGGTGGTTCTGTGAAGAATGTAAACATGAGTGGAAAGAGGCAATGGTAAAACGTACAACTATAAAAAAACAGAAACCTTGTTGTGGTAAATAA
- a CDS encoding recombinase family protein, whose product MNNRKFGYIRVSSKDQNEGRQLEAMKQVGIDERDIFIDKQSGKDFNRQKYQLVKMMLREGDILYVQSLDRFGRNKEAILNELKDITKNIKAHIIVIDMPLLDTTKYQDNLGNLITDLVLQILSWLAEEERSKIKVRQQEGIHLAKKQGKHLGRPKAEITDEFITAYNTWKTGTITAVEAMKQANLTKATFYRLVKRHENKT is encoded by the coding sequence TTGAATAACAGAAAATTCGGATACATCCGTGTAAGTAGTAAAGATCAAAACGAAGGTAGACAGCTAGAAGCAATGAAGCAAGTTGGTATTGATGAAAGAGATATTTTCATTGATAAACAATCTGGTAAAGATTTTAATCGTCAAAAATATCAACTTGTAAAAATGATGTTACGGGAAGGAGATATTTTGTATGTACAATCATTAGATCGTTTTGGGAGAAACAAAGAAGCGATTTTAAATGAATTGAAGGATATCACTAAAAATATTAAAGCCCACATCATTGTAATTGATATGCCTTTATTAGATACAACTAAGTACCAGGACAACTTAGGAAATCTCATTACTGACCTAGTACTTCAAATTCTTTCGTGGCTCGCTGAAGAAGAGCGATCAAAGATAAAAGTTCGACAACAAGAAGGAATACATCTGGCTAAGAAACAAGGAAAACATCTCGGAAGACCGAAGGCAGAAATTACAGATGAATTTATCACTGCTTATAACACTTGGAAAACAGGTACGATAACCGCTGTTGAGGCAATGAAACAAGCGAATCTAACAAAAGCTACATTTTACCGACTTGTGAAGAGGCATGAAAATAAAACATAA
- a CDS encoding DUF4303 domain-containing protein, with protein sequence MKMHLQESLYVELKNAIRCHYNELITRCGVDTIYGYSILTDDCVNSIGPVANKERLIKVNKSDPLYNYYRYGAVEWSEWDDFGMFDEVNKIIKKYHETVEDDFNMRVNTLLKESLNVLMELESEGLFGDRNDNRFIVICVTDSSSEIMIESARLLNTLKIYEEYASEFA encoded by the coding sequence GTGAAAATGCATCTTCAAGAAAGTTTATATGTTGAGTTGAAAAATGCAATTCGTTGTCATTATAATGAACTTATAACTAGGTGCGGTGTTGACACAATATATGGGTACTCCATATTAACAGACGATTGTGTCAATAGCATTGGACCAGTGGCTAATAAAGAAAGACTGATCAAAGTTAATAAATCGGACCCTTTATACAATTATTATAGATATGGAGCTGTTGAGTGGAGCGAATGGGACGATTTCGGAATGTTTGATGAAGTGAACAAAATTATTAAGAAATATCATGAAACCGTCGAAGATGACTTTAACATGCGGGTAAATACACTGTTGAAAGAATCGTTAAATGTGTTAATGGAACTTGAATCAGAAGGATTGTTTGGAGACAGAAATGATAATCGATTTATTGTCATTTGTGTAACTGATTCATCGAGCGAAATCATGATTGAATCAGCTCGATTGCTTAATACATTAAAGATATACGAAGAATATGCTTCAGAATTTGCATAA